Part of the Paenibacillus guangzhouensis genome is shown below.
TCATCCTTCAAGAGATACCCCTTCGGCTCGATTTCACGGAACGTCATCGTATCGGCGCTTACGAACGGGCACACCCATAACATCACTTTGAAACCCATATCATGCAGTTCGTCTACCATTGCACGCGGGTTCGGGAATCGACCGCTGTGGAAGGTCCATGATCCGTATGGCTCGTGCCAATTATCATCGATCATGAGAACCCCCGGAGCCATACCGTTCGAGAGCACATCCCTCGCATACTGAAGGACGCCTTCTTGCGTTGGCTCATACAAGAGCTCAATCCATAGATTATATTGCGGCGCCGTGAACAAGAGCGGCTCAGGCGACTCCCCGGACGGAGGAAAATATGTTGCTGATGCATGCCGATATGCCTCACGTACGTCCTGGAATCCTTCGTGAAGCTTCAGATCCCCGAGCTCACTTATGATCTCTAACCGCCCGTCATGGAAATGAAATCGAAACGGCTCCTCCGACCAGATATAGCGTCCTTTACTCGATAGGAGCAGCGGACAAGCTTGATTACCAAGCAGATCCTTTGATAAATCCACTGCTATCTCCGCCGTACCGTAAGGCATCTGCTGCCCATCCGATACCCGGCCTCCCCACCAATATTCCCCCTGCTGCGCTTCAATCACTAGATGATTTATTGCCATTGCCGTCCCTTCCTTCTATGCAGATTCCACATTTGACTTCATCTTATCAGCGATAGATAACAGCGACAATCTGAACATATTGCCCTATACTATAACGAGATTGATCTATTGTTATCCTAAGGAGGTCCTCGAATCGTGAATCCGTTCAATATCGGCTTTCAGACGGCAGAAGACACACCCTTCATGACACTCGATTCCTTAGGGTGCCAGGAGGTTGATTCGCCCAACTATTCCTTTCAAGGCAATGAACGGCCGGACCGCGGCCATATTATTTTTCAATATACGTTATCAGGCGAGGGGCGCGTTGAGATCGACGGGACAACCTACTGGTTGCCGGAAGGCACTGCCTTTCTCGTGCAAGTCCCCAGCTCGCACCGCTACTATTATGATTCAGCTTCCGAGCAGCCGTGGAAGTTCATTTGGCTAAATATCCGCGGCGAAGATGCCCAGCGCATGTGGGATCGCATCATCGCCCAGGAAGGGCCGGTTGTCACGTTAGACGAGCAATCTGAGCCTATACGCGCATACTGGAAGCTCTACCATCGCATCGCAACGGAGCAAATATGCGATCCTTACATACTGTCCGTGCTCGTCTATGAATGGATGCTAACCCTGCTTCGCCCCCGAATCCATGCAACCACGAGCGTACAGGACAGCCCTGTGATTCTCCAAGCAAAGCAGTATATGGACGACCGTTATGCAGAGCCTGTCACGCTGGAAGAGATCGCTGCGAACAGCCAAGTCAGCCGGCATCACCTGTGCCGTATTTTCCAGAAGAACGAGCGTTGCTCCCCCTTCGAATACTTGCGTCGTAGACGATTGGAAGCCGCGGTTGCGCTGCTGCGCCAGTCCGACCTCCCGATCCAAGAGATCGGGGTACGCTGCGGGTTCGAGAGCCCCAGCTATTTCGGCAAAGTCTTCCGCCAGCACTACAACATGACACCAACGGAATATCGCCAATCCTACAGTTAGTGCTGTCGTCTTCATGTATAAACTTCATTCAAAAAGGGCTGCCCTCCGATCACACTACGTGATAGAGAGCAGCCCTTCGGCTTATTGCATTATTTGCTTGTTACATAGAATTCGTAGTAATCCGGATCCCATTGCAAGTGACCGCCAAGCGCTTCAACAATGAATCGCAGTGGCAAGTTCGCCGCATCGTAATCATCAACCAATACCGGTTGCTTCATCGTCTTCGCTTCACCGTTGACATAAGCAGTTGTCGACCCGATCTTAAGCTCAACCGTAATGTCATTCAATGCATCGTAGACAACGATTTGTTTCGTTGCTGCATCCCATTTCACTTCTGCTTCGAATCCGTTCGCAATGTAGCTGAGCGGCACCATGCCTACGCCATCAAGCGACCACCAACCTGGGTAGTAATCATCGCTGCCATAGCTGTCTTCTTCGAAGACCGTGAAGTCGGTCTTCCCTAGGCCAAGATCGTTCTTCAAGATTCCAAAAGCTGTCGAGTTCTTATCGAAATTCGTGAGGAACCCTTTGCCAGATAGTGCATAGCTGTCGAATTTCTCAACGCCTTTCGATGTATCGATGGTATCAAGCTTCACGGCTTTATTGATGTTCCATGTCTGAGCTTGCGCACGCACGACAATCTTCTGAATCGGCATGTCTTCCACATCTGGAAGGGCAACTGTAAGCTCTAGATTCTGTTTACGCACTTGGTTATCGCCATCGATATAGAGATCCAGGCTCAACCCGGTTTCCTTGCTCAGCACTTGCTTCGCATCAGCTTCCTTCAAGAGCGCTTCAGCTTGTGCATCAAAATCCTTCAGAATTTCATCCAGTCCATTTTTCACATATTTGTATAGGACTAAGGAACCAACTTCTTTATCTTTAGCAAGGGAGGTGAAGAAATCCGCTCCGTCACCTTCTTCAGAGTAGATGCCCATTTGACTTTCAAGGATCGGATAGAACGCATCGTACAAGGCGCTCGTAATCTCGCGCAGCCCTGCATCGTCTTTGACCATATTCGTTAGCAACGTCTTCACAAGGCCAATGATTTCATCGCCTTTGATCTCAAGATGAAGCTTCTGCAGATTCAGGCTCTCACCATATACCGTCTCCGTGACGGAAGATACCGTTGCGACATTCGGTACCGGTGCTTGCTTCACGAGGTACGCTCCGATCTTCTGAACAGCCCCGCGGACCACATCTTGCGATTTCTCGATCTCTGCTACCAGCTCGCCTTCCAATTCTCCACCCGCAAGGGAGACAACAGCTGGCTTCTTCATCCCGTCAATCCACACGGTCATATTCATGTCTTCCATACCAAGCTTGAACGGTACGGCTTTACCGCTGTATGTAATATTTCCTGCGATGGACATATGTGTTGGATCTTGCGTAGCTGCACGGGTGATGTCTAACTTAACCCCATTTACAAGATCGATAATCTTCTTGTCTTCTGCTGAGATCGCGCCATCTTTGCGAGGGATTAACTCCACTGACAAGGATTGGCTGGACTCACTAGACTTCACGTTGAGGCTGTTCTCAACGACTTTGGCAATGTTCACACCGCCGATCGATTGACATCCAGCAAGCACGACCATCATCGCGACTAGCGTGACGCCTAACCACTTTTTCCACGTCTTCGCTCTCATTCTTTTTTCCCCTTCCACTATGTAACAAATATACTAATCTCTTTATTATCCCAAAGCTTACCAATACTGTACAGTGAAAAAAAACCTATATTTCTTACATTTTTCGATGAAACATGGCATTTCTATGACAAAATCAATAGAATTAAATCGCATTCCCCTCTTAGCCTGTGAGAACCTATTAATATAGCGCTTACTTCGATGTATACCCTCATTAGCCTCAAAATACATGGATTCCCACCATTTTACAAAAATCGTTGCTGAGGCGTATGATACAGCCAATTGACTATTCGCTGAATTCTCACCAAGAGAGAAGCGGGGGAACCAACCAATGAAGCTGATGCAGCTTCTTGGGGTGAATCGGCCAGTGCCGTAGGGTCATCTCTCAGACCCGAATCCGACAGCTAACCTCGTAAGCGATCCATGAGAGAGGTCTCGCATCGTAAGGCGTGCTCTCTTCGTGCTGCTCATGACCACAGCGAGCAGTATGTAAGAAGCCCACGAACAGAGGATTCCTCTATTTCGTGGGCTTCTTTTTGTCGATCATCCTATCGTGAAGGAGATGCTTCCTATGAACTTGAACACGGTACACACCGTTTCGATGACAACACAACTATCCTCGCCATTAAGAAAAATCGAAATTTTTCAGCTGCATGAGCCCGACCATACCACCACACTGGTACTCAAGTTATCCAATGGCATACGTATCGGCTGGGGAGAATATCGCATGCAGACCTCTCCACCGACTGATTTGGTAAAATGGGCTGCAACGTACCACCATCTAGCAGGAATGAACGCCCTCCAAGCGATCGATTATCTCGTCCGCTTCGGCGAATCCTGGCCTCCTGCGAAAGTTCACCTGATGGAATCGGCACTCTTAGACCTATGCAACACGATCGAACCAACACCATGTACATATCCCATTCATGATCTCACCAATATGGCAATCGCATATTACATCTTCATTCTAGAATGAACGCCGGATAACTTCATCCGCACTATGGTAAAAATCGAAGCCGGCGCTTTGCCTACATAATAGGAGGCATCTTGATCAGGGGCTAGGACGACACCCAGCTGATGGTGTTCCCCTGCAAATATCGCCCGCTGCAGAAATTTGATCTCTCCCGCGAGGTTAAGCACTTCCAGCTTGCAAAATGCAGGATTCGCACGAAGCGCTTGATGGAGCTCCTCCTTCGAGCGTACCGCAAATCCGTTCACCTTATGTACGATCTCACCCGGTTCAATTCCCAGCTCCTGTGCAGGTGTCCCTGGAATTACCGCCAAGACATGCAATCCTCGTTCGTCATGAACATAGATTGGGCTGCGCTTCGCTTCTTCCATCGTGCTGGACCAGTAAATCCATTCATGCATGGCAATGGCGAACAGAGCAACGATGAGCATGATTGGACTCCACAGTCCGGCTGCAAGGGAAAGACCTAACAGGACAACACTGTATATCATTAACCGGGATGAGCTCTGCTTCACCTTCTCTTGCGGCAATCGGGATTGCGTCCATTCGCTGAACCCGATAACAACAGGGAACGCCATGAGCATCCATCCATTCGCCCACGCCTCGCCGCCGAAGAACGGCGTCCAAGGCAGCACCGATCCGACCGTCTGCGCCGGGATCATAAGAAATAACGGAACCGGCCAATAACTCTGCATTTGATATCCGCCAACGAGCTTCCCGCGCTTACCCTCTACGAATAATGGACTTGCGAACTTCGCTCCTTGCAGACGGATTAAAATCGCTTCCGCCAAATGCAGCAGCGCAACCAAAGCGGCTAACGCCGGAATATCGAGCGTTCGCAGCGTCGTCAGTACTGATCCAGCGAATCCCGTCAACTGCCAATCCGGGAACCGGTCGACGATAAACTGCAGAATGCCGAGAACTCCTACGGCATATGCAAGACACAAGAACCGTACACGGACGAGCATGAGCAGGATAGCGACTGACCAAATCAGCAAGATCGCCTCCGCCGTCAATGTCATTCCGGTGAACGCCGACACCAAAGAAATCCCGATCCCTGCGAGTAAACCTCCGAGCAAGGTGCGAATCAATTGATCACCCAGCGCATGCATCTTCACAGAAAATAGCTTACGCTCCAACATCACCTGACGGCGATACTGGAAGACAATCAGAATAATCGCTATATATAGAAACGGCTGCAAAAACATCTGCACAATCGCCTCAACAATGTTCCACAAGATCTCCATCACCATTCCCATTCCTCAACCCCCAATTCGATGCGTTATCAATTCGAACGAACACAAAAAAAGAGAAGGCAACTTACCTATGCCTTCTCTCCCTATTCGACGCGGACTAACGGATTTCCTCCCGAAGCACCTCAACCGCTTTATTCAATTGGGTATCATACTTCGGATCTTGAAGCCGTCGCTTGATCTCTGCTTCCAGCTTCTGGGCTGTCAGATCATCCACTTTCCCCGTCTCCGGCAAGCCTGATTGCACCTGGAATGCTCGCACGGCTTGCTCAGTTGTATGGTCGAAATAGCCGTCCTTACGGCCCGGATGATAAGCAAGACCATCCAGCATAATCTGCAGATTCCTCACATCTTCATTGTTCATATCATATTTCAACTCTTGCTTCTGAGACAGACGAGAGACGAAGTAATAATCCGGTTCCTTCACTTCCACATCCGGTTTAATCCCGCTCTTATGGACCCAACTCCCTTTTGGGGTAAGCCACTTGGCGAACGTCATCTTAAGCAAGCTGCCGTCATCGAATTCTTCCTTGTACGTAACCTGCATCGTACCCTTACCGAAAGAAGGAACACCTACCAGCTTCGCGAGCTGAAGATCCTGAAGTGCTCCCGCCAGAATCTCCGATGCGCTGGCGCTGCCTTCATTAATTAACGTAATGATCGGGTACTTCTTCGTTCCTTTTCCACGGGATAACGCCTTCGTCACCTTCTCATCCCGGCGCTCCTGCTGATAGATGATCTGTCCGGATGGAATGAAGTTCTCAGCAATGTCGGTTACCACTGGGACGAAGCCGCCAGGATTGTTACGAACATCAATGATTAACCCTTTCATGCCGCTTCGCTCAAGCTTCGTAAGCTCTTCTTTGAATCGTTTGCCCGTATTCATGGAGAACTGGCGAATTTCAATTAAGCCGATACCCCGATCTAACATTTCTCCATGTACTGTCTCCAGACTAATATCTTCGCGGACAACCTCGAATTCAAGCAATGCATCCATGCCCGCACGGCGAACTTTAATCTTGGCTTTCGTTCCCTTCGGACCCCGAATGCGTTCAATGGCTTCACTTAACTTCAGCCCGTCCAGCTTCTCGCCATTAATCGAGACGAATACATCCTTCGGCAATATGCCTGCTCGTTCTGCCGGGGTCCCCTTGATCGCCGCCAGGACCGTCACCTTGTTATCTTCCATCGTCACTTCCGCACCGATGCCGGTATACGTGCCTTCCAAGCTCGATGCGAATTGCCCCGCGGATTCTTCGTTCATATATACCGAGTAAGGGTCTTTGAGTGCCTCCATCATGCCATTCACTGCGCCGTCAATTACTTTCTCCCGGTCGACATTACTATAATATTGACCTTCGATCAATTGCAGTGTTGTATTCAATTTCTTAAATTCATTGTTCGTAAACCCAGAGAACTTCGCCGTGGTCGCTTGTCGATCACCACTTGTCATAATCGGGTTCTTCACCACCGTCAACGTGATCAGACACGTTGCGAACATGGTGAGCAGAACAAATGCAATCACTGCCCGACCTGTAAATTTCACAAGAATCACCACCTTATAACCAACTCCCGAAGGAGCGGTTTCCATCTTTTCACAAGATTCTCGTGGTAGTATATGACAAGCATGCACCTTTTATTTGCAAATTTCTGGTGTGTGAACGAAAAGTCAGCCCGCAGTCTATAAATTTAAGTATCCCGTTGGATTCTTCGGTACTTCATTCACCCGTACTTCGAAATGCAAATGGTTCCCTGTCGACTGCCCCGTGCTGCCTACTTCAGCAATTTTCTGACCCTTCTTCACTTCCTGGCCTTTCTCAACCAGGATTCCACCATTGCGGATATGCCCATACAACGTCCACAAGCCGTTACCATGATTAATAATCACGCAGTTCCCGTAACCGCTAACGGTCTGCGCGACGATCACGATCCCTGCTTCCGCAGCATAAATCGACGTACCTTTCGGCGCAGCGAAATCGAGTCCCGTATGCATTTTTCCTTTTTGGCCGGTTACCGGATGCGTTCGCGGTCCGAAGCCGGATGACAGACGGAAAGTCTGAATCGGCATGCCGAGCTTGCCGCCTTTATATTTCGGTTTGAATTTTTTCTTCTTCTCTTGCAGTGCTGCTGTCTTCTTCGCAAGCTCCATGACGAACTTCTCTTGCTCTTCGCTAATTTCTTCGCCCTCTTCAATCTGCTTGCTCAGGCTTGCAATCATCACTTCTTTTTGCTTCTCTTTGCCTGCTAGGTCTTGCTTGGTGAGATCCATCTTGGAATAGAGTGCACGAACCTGCTTTAGGTCCACTTCAACTTGCTTCTTCTTCTCGATAACGAGCAACTTGTCCCGTTTGTTATCTGCCAGAATATCCTTATCCTGACCTACAACGGATTTCAACATATCGATACGGTCGAGGAAATCCGAGAAGCTCGTGGAATCGAGCAATACATCCAAATAGGAGACAAATCCATTCGTATACATCAGGCGAAGACGCGAATCGAGCAGCTGGCTGCGGCTCTGAACGCGTTCCGTCGCTTCTTCCAGCTCCACCGCTGTCTGACGAAGCTTATCTTCCGTCTGATCGATCTGCACCGACGTATCCATCATATCTTTGGTTACGTCATTGATCTGCGCCATAATTACCGTGATCTCAGAAGCTGTGCGTTCCTTCGCAACCTTTGCTTGCTTCACGTTCTTCTCCGCTTCTTGCTGCTTCTTCATTGCAGAACGCTGCTGTTGCTGTAATTTCTTAATTTCTTTATTGATTTTATCGATCTCCGATTCCGCATGCGTCTCTACCGGCGGCACCATCGTGAAGATGAGACCCATCATCATAACGATTAGCATCAGTTTCTTCTTCAAAAGACTTTCCCCTCCATGTTCTTTTCAGGTTCTTCTTCGATTATGAAACTAAGAAAGTATTAAATAGGTGTTCCCTCTAGACTTTTAGGAATTTGCGAATGGAGACAGTAGACCCCCATACCCCAATCAGAACACCTAAGCCGAGCAGCGCACCGCCGACAGACAGCCATATCTCATGCAGCGGCATCAATTTGATGAGCATTAGCCCCAGTTCCACTTGCGTAAGCTTTACCAGACGATCATAGCCTGTAAATAGAATCGCAATCGTGACTGCAGAGCCTAGAAAGCCAATGAGTGCGCCTTCGATAAAGAACGGCCAGCGGATGAAATGATTCGTTGCCCCCACCAGCTTCATAATGCCGATCTCTCTGCGGCGCGCGATGATCGTGACCTTAATCGTATTCGAAATCAAGAACATCGATGTAATTGCAAGTCCCGCCACGACAACAAGCCCGGCATTCCGGATCGTGTTCGTCACGGCGAACATCTTCTCTACCGTGCCTTCGCCGTATTTCACTTTGGAGATGACCTTCTCCGTCGTTGTCTTCTTGAGCTCTTCGATCTTCTTCGCAACAGCTGGGATCGTCGTTGGCTCCAGAACATCAACAACGAGCGTATCCGGCAGCGGATTCGTATCTTCGGTATAACCGGAGAGCAGTTCCTTGCCGTCTTCCCCTAGATTCTCACGGAAGATTTTCATCCCCTCTTCCTTCGTGACAACCTCAACCTTACTCACTTCACTCATATTGCCGATCTCGGTATGTAATTGCTCCCGCTGTTCCTTCGTCGTGTTCGGCTCTAGATACACTTGAATCTGAACCTGACTCTCGACTTGTCCTGCGAGCGCATTAATGTTCAGCGATAAGACTAGAAATACACCTAATATAAATAGAGAGATGACGATCGAGCTGATGGAAGCAAAGGACATCCAGCCATTGCGAATCACATTCTTCGCGCCTTCTCGCAAGTGTCGAAGTATCGTTCTAAATGTCATAGCCGTAATCTCCTCGCACTTGGTCACGCACAATCTGGCCGCCTTCGATCGCGATAACCCTTTTGCGAATCGTGTTGACAATCTCTTTGTTATGCGTTGCCATAATAATCGTCGTTCCGCGGAAATTAATCTCTTCCAGCAGATTCATAATGCCCCATGAAGTCTCAGGATCGAGGTTCCCTGTCGGCTCATCCGCGACGATCACGGATGGGTTGTTCACAATCGCCCTTGCGATCGAAATCCGCTGCTGCTCCCCGCCGGAGAGCTGCGCCGGAAGGCTGTTCGCTTTGCCCTTCAGGCCAACCAGATCCAACACTTCATTCACACGACGCTTGATCAGCTTGCGTGGTGCCTCAATGACTTCCATAGCGAATGCAATATTCTCGAATGCCGTCAAATTCGGCAATAATCTGAAATCTTGGAACACAAC
Proteins encoded:
- a CDS encoding AraC family transcriptional regulator — its product is MNPFNIGFQTAEDTPFMTLDSLGCQEVDSPNYSFQGNERPDRGHIIFQYTLSGEGRVEIDGTTYWLPEGTAFLVQVPSSHRYYYDSASEQPWKFIWLNIRGEDAQRMWDRIIAQEGPVVTLDEQSEPIRAYWKLYHRIATEQICDPYILSVLVYEWMLTLLRPRIHATTSVQDSPVILQAKQYMDDRYAEPVTLEEIAANSQVSRHHLCRIFQKNERCSPFEYLRRRRLEAAVALLRQSDLPIQEIGVRCGFESPSYFGKVFRQHYNMTPTEYRQSYS
- a CDS encoding S41 family peptidase; translated protein: MKFTGRAVIAFVLLTMFATCLITLTVVKNPIMTSGDRQATTAKFSGFTNNEFKKLNTTLQLIEGQYYSNVDREKVIDGAVNGMMEALKDPYSVYMNEESAGQFASSLEGTYTGIGAEVTMEDNKVTVLAAIKGTPAERAGILPKDVFVSINGEKLDGLKLSEAIERIRGPKGTKAKIKVRRAGMDALLEFEVVREDISLETVHGEMLDRGIGLIEIRQFSMNTGKRFKEELTKLERSGMKGLIIDVRNNPGGFVPVVTDIAENFIPSGQIIYQQERRDEKVTKALSRGKGTKKYPIITLINEGSASASEILAGALQDLQLAKLVGVPSFGKGTMQVTYKEEFDDGSLLKMTFAKWLTPKGSWVHKSGIKPDVEVKEPDYYFVSRLSQKQELKYDMNNEDVRNLQIMLDGLAYHPGRKDGYFDHTTEQAVRAFQVQSGLPETGKVDDLTAQKLEAEIKRRLQDPKYDTQLNKAVEVLREEIR
- a CDS encoding copper amine oxidase N-terminal domain-containing protein, which encodes MRAKTWKKWLGVTLVAMMVVLAGCQSIGGVNIAKVVENSLNVKSSESSQSLSVELIPRKDGAISAEDKKIIDLVNGVKLDITRAATQDPTHMSIAGNITYSGKAVPFKLGMEDMNMTVWIDGMKKPAVVSLAGGELEGELVAEIEKSQDVVRGAVQKIGAYLVKQAPVPNVATVSSVTETVYGESLNLQKLHLEIKGDEIIGLVKTLLTNMVKDDAGLREITSALYDAFYPILESQMGIYSEEGDGADFFTSLAKDKEVGSLVLYKYVKNGLDEILKDFDAQAEALLKEADAKQVLSKETGLSLDLYIDGDNQVRKQNLELTVALPDVEDMPIQKIVVRAQAQTWNINKAVKLDTIDTSKGVEKFDSYALSGKGFLTNFDKNSTAFGILKNDLGLGKTDFTVFEEDSYGSDDYYPGWWSLDGVGMVPLSYIANGFEAEVKWDAATKQIVVYDALNDITVELKIGSTTAYVNGEAKTMKQPVLVDDYDAANLPLRFIVEALGGHLQWDPDYYEFYVTSK
- a CDS encoding PDZ domain-containing protein, producing MGMVMEILWNIVEAIVQMFLQPFLYIAIILIVFQYRRQVMLERKLFSVKMHALGDQLIRTLLGGLLAGIGISLVSAFTGMTLTAEAILLIWSVAILLMLVRVRFLCLAYAVGVLGILQFIVDRFPDWQLTGFAGSVLTTLRTLDIPALAALVALLHLAEAILIRLQGAKFASPLFVEGKRGKLVGGYQMQSYWPVPLFLMIPAQTVGSVLPWTPFFGGEAWANGWMLMAFPVVIGFSEWTQSRLPQEKVKQSSSRLMIYSVVLLGLSLAAGLWSPIMLIVALFAIAMHEWIYWSSTMEEAKRSPIYVHDERGLHVLAVIPGTPAQELGIEPGEIVHKVNGFAVRSKEELHQALRANPAFCKLEVLNLAGEIKFLQRAIFAGEHHQLGVVLAPDQDASYYVGKAPASIFTIVRMKLSGVHSRMKM
- the ftsE gene encoding cell division ATP-binding protein FtsE, producing the protein MIEMQDIWKTYADGTHALRGVSVRIDRNEFVYIVGPSGAGKSTFMKLIYREEVPTKGQISVNGFNVGKLKQRKIPYVRRNIGVVFQDFRLLPNLTAFENIAFAMEVIEAPRKLIKRRVNEVLDLVGLKGKANSLPAQLSGGEQQRISIARAIVNNPSVIVADEPTGNLDPETSWGIMNLLEEINFRGTTIIMATHNKEIVNTIRKRVIAIEGGQIVRDQVRGDYGYDI
- a CDS encoding murein hydrolase activator EnvC family protein, with the protein product MKKKLMLIVMMMGLIFTMVPPVETHAESEIDKINKEIKKLQQQQRSAMKKQQEAEKNVKQAKVAKERTASEITVIMAQINDVTKDMMDTSVQIDQTEDKLRQTAVELEEATERVQSRSQLLDSRLRLMYTNGFVSYLDVLLDSTSFSDFLDRIDMLKSVVGQDKDILADNKRDKLLVIEKKKQVEVDLKQVRALYSKMDLTKQDLAGKEKQKEVMIASLSKQIEEGEEISEEQEKFVMELAKKTAALQEKKKKFKPKYKGGKLGMPIQTFRLSSGFGPRTHPVTGQKGKMHTGLDFAAPKGTSIYAAEAGIVIVAQTVSGYGNCVIINHGNGLWTLYGHIRNGGILVEKGQEVKKGQKIAEVGSTGQSTGNHLHFEVRVNEVPKNPTGYLNL
- the ftsX gene encoding permease-like cell division protein FtsX, which encodes MTFRTILRHLREGAKNVIRNGWMSFASISSIVISLFILGVFLVLSLNINALAGQVESQVQIQVYLEPNTTKEQREQLHTEIGNMSEVSKVEVVTKEEGMKIFRENLGEDGKELLSGYTEDTNPLPDTLVVDVLEPTTIPAVAKKIEELKKTTTEKVISKVKYGEGTVEKMFAVTNTIRNAGLVVVAGLAITSMFLISNTIKVTIIARRREIGIMKLVGATNHFIRWPFFIEGALIGFLGSAVTIAILFTGYDRLVKLTQVELGLMLIKLMPLHEIWLSVGGALLGLGVLIGVWGSTVSIRKFLKV